One Maribacter dokdonensis DSW-8 genomic region harbors:
- a CDS encoding 3-deoxy-D-manno-octulosonic acid transferase yields MYILYNFIAVIASVILKGLALVNTKLSLFVNGRKNSLSIIEKSISKEDKVIWIHAASLGEFEQGLPVLEQLKLSYPHYKTLLTFFSPSGYEVKKNSKVADVICYLPLDTKNNVKSFIKMAHPDIAIFIKYEIWPNYLAALKNLNTPTFLISALFKKKQSYFKWYGHFMRKALKSFTHIFVQNSMSSDLLKSIGLKNVTVAGDTRFDRVLEITKRNNDLEFMKLFKDEQFCFVAGSTWPEDERLLIDYINQSKYAIKYVIAPHTMKADHIKNIVSSIDKSVICYSDLNEKVVLKDYDVIIIDTIGLLTKIYSYADIAYVGGGFATGLHNTLEPAVFEIPVIIGEKYEGFAEAEELVTLGGIISVNSFLELKKQVDEFFNDNDKQELTGQINSKYIKEKAGATPCILNELNSVLGTKN; encoded by the coding sequence TTGTATATTCTTTATAACTTCATAGCGGTAATTGCTTCTGTAATTTTAAAAGGCTTGGCATTGGTAAACACTAAGCTTTCCCTTTTTGTAAATGGTAGAAAAAATTCGCTTTCCATAATTGAAAAGTCCATTTCTAAAGAAGATAAAGTAATTTGGATCCATGCCGCCTCTTTAGGTGAATTTGAGCAAGGGTTACCAGTATTGGAGCAATTAAAATTATCATATCCACATTACAAAACCCTACTTACTTTTTTCTCTCCTTCAGGGTACGAAGTAAAGAAAAACAGCAAAGTTGCCGATGTAATATGTTATCTACCGTTAGACACCAAAAACAATGTAAAATCATTTATAAAAATGGCACACCCAGATATTGCCATTTTCATCAAATATGAAATTTGGCCTAATTACTTAGCCGCCCTTAAAAATTTGAATACCCCCACTTTTTTAATTTCTGCCTTATTCAAAAAGAAACAATCCTATTTCAAGTGGTACGGTCATTTTATGCGTAAAGCTTTAAAAAGTTTCACTCATATTTTTGTTCAGAATTCCATGTCTTCAGACTTACTAAAATCTATTGGTTTAAAAAATGTGACCGTTGCAGGAGATACTCGTTTTGATAGGGTGCTTGAAATAACAAAGCGCAATAACGACCTGGAATTTATGAAGTTATTCAAAGATGAACAGTTCTGTTTTGTAGCAGGTAGCACTTGGCCAGAGGATGAAAGACTACTAATTGATTATATCAACCAAAGTAAATATGCCATTAAGTATGTGATCGCGCCGCACACTATGAAAGCTGATCATATAAAAAATATAGTTTCATCTATTGATAAATCTGTTATATGCTATTCTGATTTAAATGAAAAGGTCGTATTAAAAGACTACGATGTTATAATTATCGATACCATTGGGTTATTGACCAAAATATACAGTTATGCAGACATTGCATATGTTGGCGGTGGTTTCGCTACAGGATTACACAATACATTAGAGCCTGCAGTTTTTGAGATACCCGTAATTATTGGAGAAAAATACGAAGGTTTTGCAGAAGCGGAAGAACTAGTAACATTAGGTGGTATTATTTCTGTAAATAGCTTTTTAGAATTAAAAAAGCAAGTAGACGAATTCTTCAACGACAACGATAAACAGGAATTAACCGGACAAATCAATTCTAAATACATCAAAGAAAAGGCTGGGGCCACACCATGTATACTGAATGAATTAAATTCAGTTTTAGGGACAAAAAATTGA
- a CDS encoding acyltransferase family protein has product MNTLKNRYLSLDVFRGMDVALMIIVNSPGNGDTSFGILKHAVWNGFTLTDLVFPTFLFVVGNAMSFSMKKYQNVASSEFLKKVFKRFAIIFLLGFLMYWFPFFENGSLKPIAETRIFGVLQRIALCYLFASILLHYFKTKSVLIFSAIALIGYHIILMVFGDLSLTGNAVLKLDKYIIGADHMYHGNGGVAFDPEGLLSTLPAIVNVIAGFFTGKFIQKNGQNFETIAKLIMVSGLLIIAGFAWDLTFPFNKKLWSSSFVLLTIGIDIFIISILIYLLDMSKPGKWTYFFEVFGRNTLFIYLLSELFIISLAEISMKGTTAYNWIADNIFIHIAGDYFGSLFFALWIMFTCWLVGYIMDKKGIYIKV; this is encoded by the coding sequence ATGAATACATTGAAAAACAGGTATCTTTCATTAGATGTCTTTAGAGGCATGGATGTCGCTTTAATGATCATTGTGAATTCCCCCGGAAATGGCGATACCAGTTTTGGCATTTTAAAACATGCGGTCTGGAACGGATTTACGTTAACGGATCTAGTATTTCCTACTTTCTTATTCGTAGTAGGAAACGCTATGAGCTTTAGCATGAAAAAATACCAAAATGTGGCAAGTTCTGAATTCTTAAAAAAGGTTTTTAAACGTTTTGCCATTATTTTCCTATTAGGGTTTTTAATGTATTGGTTCCCATTTTTTGAAAATGGGAGTTTAAAACCAATTGCAGAAACCAGAATTTTTGGTGTACTGCAGCGTATTGCCCTCTGTTACCTATTTGCATCGATCTTATTACATTATTTCAAGACTAAATCTGTTTTGATCTTTAGCGCCATTGCTCTTATTGGTTATCATATTATCCTAATGGTATTCGGAGATTTATCATTAACCGGGAATGCCGTATTAAAACTTGACAAATACATTATTGGAGCAGACCATATGTACCACGGAAATGGCGGTGTTGCTTTTGACCCAGAAGGATTATTAAGCACATTGCCTGCCATTGTAAATGTTATAGCCGGATTCTTTACTGGTAAATTCATTCAAAAGAACGGTCAGAATTTTGAGACCATTGCCAAATTGATTATGGTTAGCGGACTTCTCATAATAGCAGGATTTGCATGGGACCTCACATTCCCTTTCAATAAAAAACTATGGTCCAGTTCTTTTGTTTTGCTAACCATTGGAATAGATATTTTTATAATCTCCATTCTTATTTACTTATTAGATATGTCCAAACCTGGAAAATGGACTTATTTCTTTGAAGTATTTGGCAGAAATACACTGTTTATCTACCTATTATCTGAACTTTTTATCATCAGTTTGGCAGAAATATCAATGAAGGGCACAACCGCCTACAACTGGATTGCAGATAACATCTTTATACATATAGCAGGTGACTACTTTGGCTCGTTATTCTTTGCTTTATGGATAATGTTCACTTGTTGGTTAGTAGGTTATATCATGGATAAAAAAGGCATTTATATAAAGGTGTAA
- the galE gene encoding UDP-glucose 4-epimerase GalE: MKVLVTGGLGFIGSHTVVELQNKGFEVVIIDDCSNSDESVLEGIEAITGKKPLYEKLDLKEKQKVEDFFQKYQDVTGVIHFAASKAVGESVEKPLLYYENNIGTLVYILKELCKKNKASFIFSSSCTVYGQADKMPITEDAPVKVAESPYGNTKQMGEEIIADTCKVTPGLNAIALRYFNPMGAHPSANIGELPKGVPQNLVPFITQTGIGLRKELSVFGDDYPTPDGTCIRDYIYVVDLAKAHVVALERLLNGDNASNYEVFNVGTGKGSSVLEAIKSFEKVSGKKLNYKIVDRRPGDITTAYADTTKANEVLGWKAEYTLEEAMNYAWIWEQKIRD; this comes from the coding sequence ATGAAAGTATTAGTAACAGGAGGTTTAGGTTTTATTGGCTCACATACTGTAGTAGAATTACAGAATAAAGGGTTTGAAGTGGTCATTATTGATGATTGTTCTAACTCTGATGAAAGTGTGCTAGAGGGTATTGAGGCCATTACCGGTAAAAAGCCACTTTATGAAAAACTGGACCTTAAGGAAAAACAAAAAGTCGAGGACTTTTTTCAAAAATACCAAGATGTTACTGGAGTTATACACTTTGCTGCGTCTAAGGCGGTGGGGGAGAGTGTTGAGAAACCATTATTGTATTATGAAAACAACATTGGTACTTTGGTATACATATTAAAGGAGCTTTGTAAAAAGAATAAGGCAAGTTTTATTTTTAGTTCTTCTTGTACGGTATACGGACAGGCAGATAAAATGCCAATTACCGAAGATGCACCGGTCAAGGTGGCAGAATCTCCATATGGCAATACCAAACAAATGGGTGAGGAAATTATTGCAGATACCTGTAAAGTTACTCCTGGTCTTAATGCTATTGCCTTACGATATTTTAATCCTATGGGAGCGCATCCAAGTGCGAATATTGGAGAATTGCCAAAAGGGGTTCCACAAAATTTGGTGCCCTTCATTACTCAAACAGGTATTGGACTTAGAAAAGAGTTATCTGTTTTTGGAGACGATTACCCTACTCCTGATGGCACATGTATTAGAGATTATATTTATGTGGTGGACTTGGCCAAGGCACATGTGGTAGCTTTAGAGCGCTTGCTTAATGGTGACAATGCATCTAACTACGAAGTATTTAATGTAGGTACGGGTAAAGGTAGCTCGGTTTTAGAGGCTATTAAGAGTTTTGAAAAGGTTTCAGGTAAAAAATTGAATTATAAAATTGTAGATAGAAGACCTGGAGATATTACAACAGCATATGCAGATACTACCAAGGCAAATGAAGTGTTAGGTTGGAAAGCTGAATATACTTTAGAAGAGGCAATGAATTACGCTTGGATCTGGGAGCAGAAAATTAGGGATTGA
- the odhB gene encoding 2-oxoglutarate dehydrogenase complex dihydrolipoyllysine-residue succinyltransferase: MILEMKVPSPGESITEVEIAEWLVEDGDYVEKDQAIAEVDSDKATLELPAEASGTITLKAEEGDAVAVGAIVCLIDTGAAKPDGAAKTASAPKEEKKEEPKTEKAPQPAQAKETYASGVPSPAAKKILDEKGVDSSAVSGSGRDGRITKEDAVNAVPSMGSPTGGSRGESRSKLSMLRRKVAERLVSAKNETAMLTTFNEVDMSAIFELRNKYKEDFKSKHGVGLGFMSFFTKAVVRALEMYPAVNSMIDGKEMISYDFCDISIAVSGPKGLMVPVIRNAENLTFRGVEAEVKRLAIRAREGEITVDEMTGGTFTITNGGVFGSMLSTPIINPPQSAILGMHNIVERPIARDGAIAIAPIMYVALSYDHRIIDGKESVGFLVAIKEAIENPEEILMDNNVKKALEM, translated from the coding sequence ATGATTCTAGAAATGAAGGTCCCATCGCCGGGAGAGTCTATCACAGAGGTGGAAATTGCAGAATGGTTGGTAGAGGATGGTGATTATGTAGAAAAAGATCAAGCGATTGCAGAAGTAGATTCAGATAAAGCTACTTTAGAATTGCCTGCTGAAGCAAGTGGTACAATTACTTTAAAAGCAGAGGAAGGTGATGCTGTTGCAGTAGGTGCCATTGTTTGCTTAATTGATACGGGTGCGGCCAAGCCAGATGGTGCAGCCAAAACCGCAAGCGCACCAAAAGAAGAGAAAAAAGAGGAGCCTAAAACAGAAAAAGCTCCGCAGCCAGCTCAAGCTAAAGAAACTTATGCTTCTGGTGTACCATCACCTGCAGCTAAGAAAATCTTAGATGAAAAAGGTGTGGATAGTAGTGCAGTTTCCGGTTCAGGTAGAGATGGCAGAATTACCAAGGAAGATGCTGTAAATGCAGTGCCTTCAATGGGGTCGCCTACAGGTGGTAGTCGTGGAGAATCTAGGTCTAAACTATCAATGTTGCGTAGAAAAGTTGCCGAAAGATTGGTTTCTGCAAAAAATGAAACAGCAATGTTGACCACTTTCAATGAAGTGGATATGTCTGCAATTTTTGAGCTAAGAAATAAGTATAAAGAAGATTTCAAAAGCAAACATGGGGTTGGTTTAGGTTTCATGTCATTTTTTACAAAGGCTGTAGTGAGAGCCTTGGAAATGTACCCTGCCGTAAATTCTATGATTGATGGTAAGGAAATGATTTCTTATGATTTCTGTGATATCAGTATTGCGGTATCGGGTCCTAAAGGTTTAATGGTACCTGTTATTCGTAACGCTGAAAACTTAACCTTCAGAGGGGTAGAGGCAGAAGTGAAAAGATTGGCTATTAGAGCTCGTGAAGGTGAAATTACCGTTGATGAGATGACTGGTGGTACATTTACTATTACTAATGGTGGTGTATTTGGTTCTATGTTGTCTACCCCTATTATCAATCCACCGCAAAGTGCTATATTGGGTATGCATAATATAGTTGAAAGACCAATTGCACGTGACGGGGCTATTGCTATTGCACCAATTATGTATGTTGCATTGTCATATGATCACCGTATTATTGATGGTAAAGAATCTGTAGGGTTCTTGGTGGCAATCAAAGAAGCAATAGAAAATCCGGAAGAAATATTGATGGACAATAACGTTAAGAAAGCTTTGGAAATGTAA
- a CDS encoding metal-dependent hydrolase family protein, producing the protein MKNSLFVLFLFVIGLANAQDTYLQCGKIVDVESGKILSEKTIIVSSNKIKEIKNGYVSGNDTDMVVDLKSKTILPGFIDMHVHIESESSPSRYLEAFTLNEADVAFQSTVYAKRTLMAGFTTVRDLGGSGVNIALKKAINKGTIVGPRIFTAGKSLASTGGHADPTNGRSQELMGDPGPKEGVVNSPEDGRKAVRQRYKDGADVIKITATGGVLSVAKSGQNPQFTIEEIKAITDTAKDYGMLTAAHAHGDEGMQRAILGGIKTIEHGTLMSEETMDLMIKHNTFMVPTISAGQEAARLAKIPNYLPPVVAKKALEIGPKLNETFAKAYKKGVSIAFGTDSGVSPHGDNAKEFVYMNKAGMPVIETLRSATITNAMLLGEADLGQIKEGYIADIVAVNENPLNNVETLTDVVFVMKEGVVYKQ; encoded by the coding sequence ATGAAAAATTCTCTATTTGTATTGTTCCTGTTTGTTATAGGTCTGGCTAATGCACAGGACACTTACTTACAATGCGGTAAAATTGTTGACGTTGAATCTGGTAAAATTTTATCTGAAAAGACAATTATAGTATCGAGTAATAAGATCAAGGAGATTAAAAATGGTTATGTATCGGGTAATGATACGGATATGGTGGTAGATTTAAAATCCAAGACCATATTACCGGGTTTTATAGATATGCATGTGCATATAGAAAGCGAATCTAGCCCATCTAGATATTTAGAAGCATTTACCTTGAACGAAGCTGATGTGGCATTTCAATCTACGGTGTATGCTAAACGGACTTTAATGGCCGGTTTTACAACAGTTAGGGATTTAGGTGGTTCTGGTGTAAACATTGCCCTCAAGAAAGCAATTAATAAAGGAACAATAGTTGGTCCAAGAATTTTCACCGCCGGAAAATCTCTTGCTTCTACAGGTGGACATGCGGATCCTACCAACGGAAGAAGTCAAGAATTAATGGGTGATCCAGGACCAAAAGAAGGGGTGGTCAATTCTCCGGAAGATGGCAGAAAAGCAGTTCGTCAACGATATAAAGATGGTGCAGATGTTATTAAGATTACCGCAACTGGGGGTGTTTTAAGTGTAGCTAAAAGTGGTCAAAATCCACAATTTACTATTGAAGAAATAAAAGCGATTACAGATACTGCAAAAGATTATGGTATGCTTACCGCTGCACATGCACATGGTGATGAAGGTATGCAAAGAGCTATTTTAGGCGGAATTAAAACTATTGAACATGGTACATTAATGTCTGAGGAAACTATGGATCTTATGATCAAGCATAATACTTTTATGGTGCCTACCATTTCTGCCGGTCAAGAGGCTGCTAGGTTAGCCAAAATACCTAACTATTTGCCGCCGGTAGTGGCTAAGAAAGCCTTGGAAATAGGACCTAAACTCAATGAAACTTTTGCAAAAGCTTATAAGAAAGGGGTAAGTATAGCCTTTGGTACAGATTCAGGGGTGTCTCCCCATGGTGATAATGCTAAGGAATTTGTTTATATGAACAAGGCGGGTATGCCCGTTATTGAGACATTACGTTCAGCTACAATAACCAATGCTATGCTTTTAGGCGAGGCTGATTTAGGACAAATTAAAGAAGGGTATATTGCTGATATTGTTGCTGTAAATGAAAACCCTTTAAATAATGTGGAAACCCTTACAGATGTAGTTTTTGTGATGAAAGAAGGGGTCGTTTATAAACAATAA
- a CDS encoding LytR/AlgR family response regulator transcription factor codes for MMQCIIIEDQPPAQRVLKKYISDIGNLQLKATFADAILAMEYLKTEHVDLIFLDIHLPKISGIEFLNVLKQKPSVILTTAFSDYALESYEYGVVDYLLKPFSFKRFVQAVHKVPTKENFLMDGTVQNDNVLPDVIFVKSGYEHVKIEVRNISHIRSDADYTEIHLIKHKYLSQETLKYWQEHLNNLKFLRVHKSYIVNMSKIKKVIGNHVVLERNVRVPIGRAYKEDFMKSIIK; via the coding sequence ATGATGCAGTGTATTATAATAGAAGATCAACCGCCAGCGCAAAGAGTGCTTAAGAAGTATATTTCAGACATAGGCAACTTGCAGTTAAAAGCTACGTTTGCCGATGCAATTCTGGCAATGGAGTATCTCAAAACGGAGCATGTAGACCTTATTTTTCTAGATATTCATTTACCTAAGATTTCAGGAATTGAATTTTTGAATGTTTTAAAGCAAAAACCTAGCGTAATATTGACCACGGCATTTTCAGATTATGCCTTGGAAAGTTATGAGTATGGGGTGGTAGACTACCTTTTAAAACCGTTTTCATTTAAGCGATTTGTACAAGCGGTCCATAAAGTGCCAACCAAAGAAAATTTTTTAATGGATGGTACAGTTCAAAATGATAATGTTTTACCTGATGTGATTTTTGTAAAATCTGGATATGAACATGTTAAGATTGAAGTGAGGAACATAAGTCATATTAGATCCGATGCGGACTATACAGAGATTCATTTGATAAAACACAAATACCTGTCGCAAGAAACCTTAAAATATTGGCAAGAGCACCTAAATAACCTTAAGTTTTTAAGAGTGCATAAATCTTACATCGTAAATATGAGCAAGATTAAAAAAGTGATTGGAAATCATGTAGTATTGGAAAGGAATGTGAGAGTGCCTATTGGTAGAGCCTATAAAGAGGATTTTATGAAAAGCATTATAAAGTAA
- a CDS encoding DegT/DnrJ/EryC1/StrS family aminotransferase — translation MKKIQMVDLGGQYQEIKEQVNNSISQILETSAFINGPEVHAFQKELEEYLQVKHVIPCANGTDALQIAMMGLGLKPGDEVITADFTFAATVEVIALLQLTPVLVDVYPDTFNINIEAIEKAITPKTKAIVPVHLFGQCANMDAILDLAKKHDLFVIEDNAQAIGARYYAKDGTKQMAGSIGHVGATSFFPSKNLGCYGDGGAIFTNDDELAHTLRGIVNHGMYERYHHDVVGVNSRLDSIQAAVLRAKLPKLDGYCEARRNAARAYSKAFEGQEHIITPVTVNNCEGICDVCDCHVFHQYTLRITNGKRDELGQFLAKNEVPFGVYYPIPLHKQKAYLDDRYNEADFPVTNQLVKEVISLPMHTELDEEQINHITQLVIGFVNG, via the coding sequence ATGAAAAAGATACAAATGGTAGACCTAGGTGGTCAATACCAAGAAATTAAAGAACAGGTAAATAACTCAATTTCTCAGATATTAGAGACATCAGCATTTATTAATGGTCCAGAAGTTCATGCATTTCAAAAGGAACTGGAGGAGTATTTACAGGTAAAGCATGTCATTCCTTGTGCAAATGGTACAGACGCTTTGCAAATTGCAATGATGGGGTTGGGTCTAAAACCTGGCGATGAGGTGATTACTGCCGACTTTACCTTTGCCGCTACGGTTGAGGTAATTGCATTGTTACAACTTACGCCGGTTTTGGTAGATGTATATCCAGATACTTTTAATATTAACATTGAAGCGATCGAAAAGGCGATTACCCCTAAGACAAAGGCTATAGTGCCGGTACATCTTTTTGGGCAATGTGCTAATATGGATGCAATTCTAGATTTGGCAAAAAAGCATGATTTATTTGTTATCGAAGATAATGCACAGGCAATAGGTGCCAGATATTATGCTAAAGATGGTACTAAGCAGATGGCCGGAAGTATTGGGCATGTTGGTGCCACTTCTTTTTTTCCTTCTAAAAATTTGGGCTGCTATGGTGATGGCGGCGCTATTTTTACTAATGATGATGAATTGGCACATACACTTCGTGGTATTGTTAACCATGGTATGTATGAGCGTTACCATCATGATGTGGTTGGGGTAAATTCTAGACTAGATTCTATACAGGCTGCGGTACTAAGGGCAAAATTGCCAAAATTAGATGGCTATTGCGAAGCAAGAAGAAATGCGGCAAGAGCATATTCCAAAGCGTTTGAGGGTCAAGAGCATATCATAACCCCTGTGACCGTGAATAATTGTGAGGGAATTTGCGATGTGTGCGATTGTCACGTGTTTCATCAATATACGTTGAGAATAACAAATGGCAAAAGAGATGAGCTGGGACAATTTTTAGCAAAGAATGAAGTTCCTTTTGGTGTATATTATCCTATCCCGTTGCATAAACAAAAGGCATATTTGGATGATAGGTACAATGAGGCAGATTTTCCTGTGACCAATCAATTGGTGAAAGAAGTAATTTCTTTACCAATGCATACGGAATTGGATGAAGAACAGATTAACCATATTACGCAGTTGGTTATCGGGTTTGTTAATGGGTAG
- a CDS encoding 2-oxoglutarate dehydrogenase E1 component yields MDKYSFLNTAHTSFFSELYDKYLVNPDSVEPSWRAFFQGFDFGMESSLDELEIDENRTTVVVNGNKSEMPESLQKEFQVIRLIDGYRSRGHLFTKTNPVRERRHYEPSLEIENFGLSSSDLETVFNAGDIIGIGPSALKEIVRHLQSIYCDAIGVEYMYIRKPERVKWIQDWINVNDNHPDFEPDRKKHILKKLNHAISFETFLHTKYVGQKRFSLEGNESLIPALDVIVERAAEMGVKQFVMGMAHRGRLNVLTNIFGKSAKDIFSEFDGKDYEQEIFDGDVKYHLGWTSDRKSDNGNKINMSIAPNPSHLETVGAVVEGIARAKQDADYQDDISKVLPIVVHGDAAIAGQGLVYEVVQMAGLDGYKTGGTIHIVVNNQIGFTTNYLDARTSTYCTDVAKVTLSPVLHVNADDAEAVVHASLFALEYRMQFESDVFIDLLGYRKYGHNEGDEPRFTQPKLYKAISKHKNPRDIYAERLIQEGVIDDTYVSELEKQYKDSLEEKLEDSRKEDKTVITPFMADEWKGFENVREWEMMDPVNTKFTKTKLDKIAKVITALPKGKKFLRKVEKLVKDRYNMYFEADNLDWAMGELLAYGSLLEEGYAVRMSGQDVERGTFSHRHAVMKVEESEEEIILLNQLSDKQAKFQIYNSLLSEYGVVGFDYGYAMASPKTLTIWEAQFGDFSNGAQIMIDQYISAAEDKWKLQNGLVMLLPHGYEGQGAEHSSARMERYLQLCAKDNMYIADVTTPAQMFHILRRQMKANFRKPLIIFTPKSLLRHPKAVSKIADLTGGGFQEVIDDETTDAKKVKSLVFCTGKFYYDLLAVKEENSRDDVALVRVEQLFPIPEKKMKEAIAKYKNADDIVWAQEEPRNMGAWSHLLMHFDEARTFRVASRRFYAAPAAGSSVRSKARHQQVIDYVFDKTKDNMSKPKK; encoded by the coding sequence ATGGATAAATATTCCTTTTTGAATACCGCTCATACCTCTTTTTTTTCAGAGTTATACGATAAGTATTTAGTAAATCCGGATAGTGTAGAACCAAGTTGGAGAGCCTTTTTTCAAGGATTCGACTTTGGGATGGAAAGTTCATTAGATGAACTTGAAATTGATGAGAACAGAACTACTGTTGTAGTAAACGGTAATAAGAGTGAAATGCCAGAATCCTTGCAAAAAGAGTTTCAGGTAATCAGACTTATTGACGGTTATAGAAGCAGAGGTCACTTATTTACGAAAACAAACCCGGTTCGTGAGCGAAGACATTATGAACCTTCATTGGAAATAGAAAATTTCGGACTTTCATCGTCTGATCTTGAAACCGTTTTTAATGCAGGTGATATAATTGGTATAGGTCCAAGTGCCCTCAAAGAAATTGTTAGACATTTACAAAGTATCTATTGCGATGCTATTGGTGTTGAGTATATGTATATTCGAAAGCCAGAGCGTGTAAAATGGATTCAAGACTGGATTAATGTCAATGACAACCATCCTGATTTTGAGCCGGATAGAAAAAAGCATATTCTTAAAAAGTTGAATCATGCCATTTCTTTCGAGACTTTTTTGCATACAAAATATGTAGGTCAGAAAAGATTCTCCTTAGAAGGGAATGAATCATTGATACCTGCCTTAGACGTAATTGTTGAGCGTGCCGCAGAAATGGGCGTAAAGCAGTTTGTTATGGGTATGGCACACCGTGGAAGATTAAATGTTCTCACCAATATTTTCGGAAAATCCGCTAAAGATATTTTTAGTGAATTCGATGGTAAGGATTATGAGCAAGAGATTTTTGATGGCGATGTTAAGTATCACCTAGGTTGGACTTCAGATAGAAAATCTGATAACGGAAATAAAATTAACATGAGCATTGCACCAAACCCTTCTCACTTAGAGACTGTAGGTGCAGTGGTTGAAGGTATTGCAAGGGCAAAGCAAGATGCGGACTATCAAGATGATATTTCAAAAGTGCTTCCTATTGTAGTACATGGTGACGCCGCCATAGCAGGTCAAGGTTTGGTATATGAAGTTGTGCAAATGGCCGGTCTTGATGGTTACAAAACCGGAGGTACTATACATATTGTAGTAAACAATCAAATTGGATTTACCACTAACTATCTAGATGCTAGAACATCTACCTATTGTACAGATGTAGCCAAAGTTACTTTGAGTCCAGTATTGCATGTTAATGCTGATGATGCTGAGGCTGTGGTACACGCATCACTTTTTGCATTGGAATATAGGATGCAATTTGAGAGCGATGTATTTATAGATTTGTTAGGGTATAGAAAGTATGGGCATAATGAAGGTGATGAGCCAAGATTTACCCAGCCAAAACTATACAAAGCTATTTCCAAGCATAAGAACCCAAGGGATATTTATGCTGAAAGACTAATTCAAGAAGGTGTTATTGACGATACCTATGTTTCTGAATTGGAAAAACAGTATAAAGATTCATTAGAGGAAAAACTTGAAGATTCACGTAAGGAAGATAAAACTGTAATAACCCCGTTCATGGCAGATGAATGGAAAGGTTTTGAAAATGTTCGTGAATGGGAAATGATGGACCCGGTGAATACCAAGTTCACCAAGACCAAATTAGATAAAATTGCCAAGGTGATAACTGCTTTGCCAAAAGGTAAAAAGTTTTTACGTAAAGTAGAAAAACTAGTCAAGGATCGCTACAATATGTATTTTGAAGCGGATAATTTGGACTGGGCCATGGGTGAATTATTGGCATATGGTTCTCTTTTAGAGGAAGGTTATGCTGTGCGTATGTCCGGACAGGATGTAGAACGTGGTACTTTCTCTCACCGTCATGCCGTAATGAAGGTTGAAGAGAGCGAGGAAGAAATAATCTTGTTGAACCAGCTTTCTGATAAGCAAGCAAAATTTCAGATTTATAATTCACTTTTATCGGAATACGGTGTTGTAGGTTTTGATTATGGTTATGCCATGGCTAGCCCTAAAACATTGACAATATGGGAAGCTCAGTTTGGGGATTTCAGTAATGGGGCCCAAATTATGATAGACCAATATATTTCTGCCGCAGAAGATAAGTGGAAACTTCAAAATGGTTTGGTAATGCTCTTACCACATGGTTATGAAGGTCAAGGTGCAGAACACTCTTCCGCTAGAATGGAACGTTACTTGCAATTGTGTGCAAAAGATAATATGTACATAGCAGATGTAACTACACCAGCGCAAATGTTCCATATTTTGCGTAGACAAATGAAGGCTAATTTTAGAAAGCCATTGATCATTTTTACGCCTAAAAGTTTGTTGAGACATCCAAAAGCAGTGTCTAAAATAGCGGATTTAACAGGTGGTGGTTTCCAAGAGGTCATAGATGATGAGACTACAGATGCTAAAAAAGTAAAATCATTGGTATTCTGTACAGGTAAGTTCTATTATGATCTTTTAGCTGTTAAAGAAGAGAATAGTAGAGATGATGTGGCACTGGTAAGGGTAGAACAATTGTTCCCTATTCCGGAAAAGAAAATGAAGGAAGCCATTGCAAAATATAAGAATGCAGATGATATTGTTTGGGCTCAAGAAGAACCTAGAAATATGGGTGCATGGAGTCATTTATTAATGCATTTTGACGAAGCTAGAACTTTTAGGGTTGCTTCAAGGCGTTTTTATGCAGCTCCGGCAGCAGGTAGTTCTGTGCGTTCAAAAGCACGTCATCAACAAGTTATAGATTACGTTTTTGATAAAACGAAGGATAATATGTCCAAGCCAAAAAAATAA